Proteins encoded in a region of the Zea mays cultivar B73 chromosome 4, Zm-B73-REFERENCE-NAM-5.0, whole genome shotgun sequence genome:
- the LOC109945963 gene encoding uncharacterized protein: MNHIIPNDEVEPIEVVAAPDDDERQYPEFVDKWDMLEFEDYDGDIFTGAQFEETDEEEEEENIAMGVDEQGEGDDVPRNDYDRDNPSLKEGSTFTSMTEFRNALATYCIKGEYDYVIEKSEPTRMTVHCVFERCQWRIHASCMQNSTIIQVKVNPSPHTCPSERKESHKSLKVLGLLFLESPRM, from the exons ATGAATCATATTATTCCCAATGATGAGGTTGAACCAATAGAAGTAGTTGCTGCACCTGATGATGATGAAAGACAGTATCCTGAGTTTGTTGACAAATGGGATATGCTAGAATTCGAGGACTATGATGGAGACATTTTCACAGGGGCACAATTTGAAGAGACTGatgaagaggaggaggaggaaaacATAGCTATGGGGGTAGATGAGCAAGGAGAGGGTGATGATGTACCAAGAAATGATTATGACAGAGATAATCCATCCTTAAAAGAAGGCAGCACATTTACATCGATGACCGAATTTAGGAATGCACTTGCTACCTATTGCATCAAAGGTGAGTATGATTATGTAATTGAAAAGAGTGAGCCAACAAGAATGACTGTTCATTGCGTATTTGAGAGGTGTCAGTGGAGGATACATGCTTCCTGTATGCAGAATAGTACAATTATTCAGGTCAAAGTGAATCCATCTCCTCACACTTGTCCAAGTGAAAGAAAAGAGTCACATAAG TCACTGAAAGTGCTCGGTTTGCTGTTCCTTGAATCCCCACGCATGTAA